One Spiroplasma endosymbiont of Cantharis nigra DNA segment encodes these proteins:
- the rpoE gene encoding DNA-directed RNA polymerase subunit delta — protein MSKLSPINLAYDYLSQCKDDASFEDIWNTISKEIHGDNDSKNEIIAELYSDLVLDNRFALTSDGKWGLREYLKFDDVKKQYEYVDKFETTEEFEDFDTDSILGIDTFDDDTGENVGKIKKLLNHKGNDDSIDISLDEDLDDDDFDDDDDDDDY, from the coding sequence ATGAGTAAACTATCACCAATTAATTTGGCCTATGATTACCTAAGTCAATGTAAAGATGACGCTTCATTTGAAGATATTTGAAATACAATTTCAAAAGAAATACATGGAGATAATGATAGCAAAAATGAAATTATAGCTGAACTATATAGTGATTTGGTTCTTGACAATAGATTTGCACTGACTTCAGATGGTAAATGAGGTTTAAGAGAATATCTAAAATTTGATGATGTTAAAAAACAATATGAATATGTTGATAAATTTGAAACAACAGAAGAGTTTGAAGATTTTGATACTGATTCAATTCTTGGTATTGATACTTTTGATGATGATACTGGAGAAAATGTTGGTAAAATTAAAAAATTATTAAATCATAAAGGAAATGATGATTCTATAGATATAAGTTTAGATGAAGATCTCGACGATGATGATTTCGACGATGACGATGATGACGATGATTATTAG